The Lacrimispora xylanolytica genome has a segment encoding these proteins:
- the adhE gene encoding bifunctional acetaldehyde-CoA/alcohol dehydrogenase — protein sequence MAKKEEQVRIPEIIDSVDSLIAKMDAMRAAQKVFATFTQEQVDKIFYEAASAANKLRIPLAKMAVEETGMGVVEDKVIKNNYAAEYIYNAYKDTKTCGVIEEDKAYGIKKIAEPIGVIAAVIPTTNPTSTAIFKTLISLKTRNAIIISPHPRAKNSTIAAAKVVLDAAVKAGAPEGIIGWIDVPSLELTNEVMKGADIILATGGPGMVKAAYSSGKPALGVGAGNTPVIIDDTADVKMAVNSIILSKTFDNGMICASEQSVTVLEKVYDEVKKEFAKRGCYFLKGDEVDKVRKTIVINGALNAKIVGQKAHTIAKLAGVDVPESTKILIGEVESVNIEEEFAHEKLSPVLAMYKAKTYDEAIEKAEQLVADGGYGHTASLYVNVNEKEKLEKHAAAMKTCRILVNTPSSHGGIGDLYNFKLRPSLTLGCGSWGGNSVSENVGVNHLLNIKTVAERRENMLWFRNPEKVYFKKGCMPVALSELKDIYNKKRAFVVTDSFLYMNGYTKPITDKLDEMGIVYTVFSDVQPDPTLANAQAGAAAMRAFQPDTIIALGGGSAMDAGKIMWVMYEHPEVDFQDMAMRFMDIRKRVYTFPKMGEKAYFVAIPTSSGTGSEVTSFAVITDQETGVKYPLADYELMPNMAIVDADNMMSQPKGLTSASGIDVLTHALEAYASIMASDYTDGLALKSMKNVFNYLPTAYNDGTNVEARCKMADASCMAGMSFNNAFLGVCHSMAHKLGAYHHIPHGVANALLITLVMEFNASEAPAKMGTFSQYQYPHTLERYAECARFCGVEGKDDADVFKKFLVKVEELKKAVGIKATIKDYGVDEKYFLETLDEMVENAFDDQCTGANPRYPLFSEIKEMYLKAYYGK from the coding sequence ATGGCAAAGAAAGAAGAACAGGTAAGAATCCCTGAGATCATTGATAGTGTAGATTCCCTCATCGCTAAGATGGACGCCATGAGAGCGGCTCAGAAAGTATTTGCTACCTTTACACAGGAACAAGTAGACAAGATCTTTTATGAGGCAGCAAGTGCAGCAAATAAATTAAGAATTCCATTGGCTAAGATGGCAGTGGAAGAGACTGGCATGGGTGTTGTTGAAGATAAAGTCATTAAGAACAACTATGCAGCTGAATATATCTACAATGCCTACAAGGATACAAAGACCTGCGGAGTCATTGAAGAGGATAAGGCATACGGCATTAAGAAAATAGCAGAACCTATTGGTGTTATTGCAGCCGTTATTCCTACTACAAACCCAACCTCAACCGCGATCTTTAAAACACTTATCAGCTTAAAAACAAGAAATGCCATCATCATTTCCCCACATCCAAGAGCAAAGAATTCTACCATCGCAGCAGCTAAAGTAGTGCTTGATGCGGCAGTGAAGGCTGGGGCACCGGAAGGCATTATCGGATGGATTGACGTTCCTTCCTTAGAGCTGACCAACGAAGTTATGAAGGGTGCAGATATCATTTTAGCGACCGGCGGACCTGGCATGGTAAAAGCAGCTTATTCCTCTGGAAAACCAGCCCTTGGCGTTGGTGCAGGAAATACCCCTGTTATCATTGATGATACGGCTGATGTTAAGATGGCTGTTAACTCCATCATTCTTTCCAAGACATTTGACAATGGTATGATTTGTGCTTCTGAGCAGTCAGTCACCGTTCTTGAAAAGGTTTATGATGAGGTGAAAAAGGAATTTGCGAAGAGAGGATGCTATTTCCTTAAGGGAGATGAGGTTGATAAGGTTCGTAAGACCATTGTAATCAACGGCGCTCTTAATGCAAAGATTGTAGGCCAGAAGGCTCACACCATTGCAAAGCTTGCAGGAGTTGATGTACCGGAATCCACCAAGATCTTAATTGGTGAAGTGGAAAGCGTAAACATTGAAGAAGAATTTGCTCATGAGAAACTTTCTCCGGTTCTGGCTATGTATAAAGCTAAGACTTATGACGAGGCCATTGAAAAAGCAGAGCAGCTGGTAGCTGACGGCGGATACGGCCATACAGCTTCCCTGTATGTGAATGTAAACGAAAAAGAAAAATTAGAAAAGCATGCGGCTGCTATGAAGACCTGCCGTATCTTAGTCAATACACCTTCTTCCCACGGTGGTATCGGTGATCTTTATAACTTTAAGTTAAGACCATCCTTAACATTAGGCTGCGGTTCCTGGGGCGGAAACTCTGTGTCTGAAAATGTAGGAGTAAACCACCTGCTCAATATTAAGACCGTTGCTGAGAGGAGAGAAAACATGCTGTGGTTCAGAAATCCAGAGAAGGTTTACTTTAAAAAAGGCTGTATGCCAGTAGCACTGAGCGAATTAAAGGATATCTATAACAAAAAGAGAGCATTCGTTGTTACGGATTCCTTCCTATATATGAACGGCTACACAAAGCCGATTACAGATAAGCTTGATGAGATGGGAATCGTTTATACCGTATTCTCAGATGTTCAGCCTGACCCGACCCTTGCAAATGCACAGGCAGGTGCTGCAGCAATGAGAGCATTCCAGCCAGATACCATTATCGCACTGGGCGGCGGTTCCGCAATGGACGCAGGCAAGATCATGTGGGTTATGTATGAGCACCCAGAAGTAGATTTTCAGGATATGGCAATGCGTTTTATGGATATCAGAAAGAGAGTTTACACCTTCCCTAAGATGGGCGAGAAGGCTTACTTTGTAGCCATTCCAACCTCTTCCGGTACTGGTTCTGAGGTAACCTCCTTTGCGGTTATTACAGATCAGGAAACTGGCGTTAAATATCCGCTTGCTGACTATGAGTTAATGCCTAATATGGCAATCGTAGATGCAGATAATATGATGAGCCAGCCTAAGGGCTTAACAAGTGCTTCTGGTATTGACGTTTTAACCCATGCATTAGAAGCGTACGCTTCCATCATGGCTTCCGATTATACCGATGGTCTGGCATTAAAGTCCATGAAGAATGTATTCAACTATCTGCCAACCGCTTATAATGACGGTACCAATGTTGAGGCAAGATGTAAGATGGCAGACGCTTCCTGTATGGCAGGTATGTCCTTTAACAACGCATTCCTTGGAGTTTGTCATTCCATGGCTCATAAATTAGGTGCTTACCACCACATTCCACACGGTGTGGCAAATGCCCTTCTCATTACCCTTGTAATGGAATTTAATGCATCAGAGGCACCTGCAAAGATGGGAACCTTCTCCCAGTACCAGTATCCTCATACACTGGAGCGTTATGCGGAATGTGCACGCTTCTGCGGTGTGGAAGGAAAAGATGATGCAGACGTATTCAAAAAATTCCTGGTTAAGGTTGAAGAGCTTAAAAAAGCCGTTGGTATCAAGGCAACCATTAAAGATTACGGCGTAGATGAGAAATACTTCTTAGAGACTCTTGATGAGATGGTTGAAAATGCGTTTGATGACCAGTGTACCGGTGCAAACCCAAGATATCCTCTGTTCAGCGAGATCAAAGAGATGTATTTAAAGGCTTACTACGGAAAATAA
- a CDS encoding DUF3267 domain-containing protein, with product MKFIKKIPPEDEKRSEELAHHGYKKLKEPKSVGAAIAISLPLSMLLMVLAGFWCYFLNPTFFDFMSEEGMSIELTFHLSSILYLAGMVLCLLIHELIHAVFIPKVWRSEKTYWGFNGLFGFVYTEEKLTKERFLLVSIMPLILISFVFPVILNAFGIWSHYLIFLSVFNAGGACVDLLNIVLVTAQVPYRGYVVSNGYSSFYKKAS from the coding sequence ATGAAATTTATTAAAAAAATACCCCCAGAGGATGAAAAAAGGTCAGAGGAACTGGCGCATCATGGTTATAAAAAGCTAAAGGAACCAAAATCCGTAGGCGCAGCCATAGCAATTTCACTGCCACTTTCCATGCTTCTTATGGTTCTGGCTGGATTCTGGTGTTATTTTTTAAACCCAACATTTTTTGATTTTATGAGCGAAGAGGGGATGTCCATAGAGTTGACCTTTCATCTTTCCTCTATCCTCTATCTGGCAGGAATGGTTCTCTGTCTTTTGATTCATGAATTGATTCATGCCGTATTTATACCAAAGGTATGGAGATCAGAGAAGACCTACTGGGGATTCAACGGTTTGTTTGGCTTTGTCTATACCGAAGAGAAGCTTACCAAAGAACGGTTTCTTTTGGTATCCATTATGCCCCTTATTCTCATATCCTTTGTATTCCCTGTAATCCTCAATGCTTTTGGGATTTGGAGCCACTATTTGATTTTCTTAAGTGTGTTCAATGCGGGAGGAGCCTGTGTGGATCTTTTAAATATCGTACTTGTGACAGCTCAGGTTCCATATCGGGGATATGTGGTTTCTAACGGGTATTCTTCCTTTTATAAGAAAGCTTCTTAA
- a CDS encoding biotin transporter BioY, with translation MRSDQSLKTNMRNETKVKQLFTTKELALAGMFAAVLAVISQISIPLPTGVPITIQIFGVALVGIILGWRLGMLATVVYILLGAVGLPIFSGFRGGINIILGLTGGYIWGWVFMVFLCGLKPKTGNKTINTFLMFLLPVLGTIVDEIIGGLQWAALSGDISIYGVFTYSMVAFVPKDILLTILAVIIGVPVRKAVQKLI, from the coding sequence ATGAGATCTGATCAATCATTAAAAACCAATATGAGAAACGAAACAAAAGTGAAACAGCTTTTTACCACAAAGGAGCTGGCTCTTGCCGGTATGTTTGCTGCAGTCCTTGCAGTTATTTCCCAAATCTCCATTCCATTGCCTACAGGGGTTCCCATCACCATTCAGATATTCGGCGTTGCCTTAGTAGGAATCATACTCGGCTGGAGGCTTGGCATGTTAGCCACAGTTGTATACATCCTTCTTGGAGCCGTGGGACTTCCTATCTTTTCCGGCTTTAGAGGCGGTATTAATATAATCCTTGGTCTTACAGGTGGTTACATCTGGGGCTGGGTATTCATGGTCTTTCTATGCGGCTTAAAGCCAAAGACCGGGAATAAAACCATTAACACCTTTCTTATGTTTCTGCTTCCGGTGCTGGGCACGATCGTGGACGAAATCATTGGAGGTCTTCAGTGGGCAGCTCTCTCCGGTGATATTTCCATATACGGCGTATTTACCTATTCCATGGTGGCATTTGTACCAAAGGACATACTTCTGACCATCCTGGCAGTCATCATTGGGGTTCCAGTGAGAAAAGCAGTTCAGAAATTAATATGA
- the nudC gene encoding NAD(+) diphosphatase has translation MIQEIFPHRFCNDFAIKTPDQDSYFLYFLDGRILLSDKDSETIPQFKELGSLKEEAMSHCDYLFSIDEMDFYLVDESQISLKEADHLKLYKANIIRELTPMWVSFAAVSAQHLHRFYITNRFCGCCGSPTMKSKKERAAVCTSCGNTIYPKISPAVIVGVTYNGKLLLTKYAGREYTRYALIAGYTEFGETLEDTVRRETMEEVGIKVKNIRYYKNQPWGFSDSILVGYWAELDGSPDIHLDETELSTAVWMAPEDIPNDFTNLSLTHEMILLFKEGKITQ, from the coding sequence ATGATACAGGAAATTTTTCCTCATAGATTCTGCAATGATTTTGCAATTAAAACTCCAGATCAGGACAGCTACTTTTTGTATTTTCTGGATGGGCGCATCCTACTTTCTGATAAAGATTCAGAGACTATTCCCCAATTTAAGGAACTTGGCTCTCTTAAGGAAGAGGCCATGTCCCATTGTGACTATCTCTTTTCCATCGATGAGATGGATTTCTATCTGGTCGATGAATCCCAGATTTCCTTAAAAGAAGCCGATCATTTAAAGCTCTATAAAGCTAACATCATAAGAGAACTGACTCCCATGTGGGTTTCCTTTGCTGCGGTCTCAGCCCAGCATCTCCACCGCTTTTACATCACCAATCGTTTCTGCGGCTGCTGTGGGTCCCCTACCATGAAAAGCAAAAAAGAAAGAGCCGCAGTCTGTACCTCCTGTGGAAACACTATTTACCCCAAAATATCTCCGGCCGTCATAGTAGGTGTGACTTACAATGGTAAGCTTTTGCTGACCAAATATGCAGGCAGAGAGTATACCCGCTACGCCCTCATTGCAGGTTATACGGAGTTTGGGGAGACCCTTGAGGATACGGTACGGCGGGAAACCATGGAAGAGGTTGGAATCAAGGTAAAGAATATCCGTTATTACAAGAACCAGCCCTGGGGCTTTAGCGATTCCATATTAGTGGGATACTGGGCAGAGCTTGACGGTTCTCCAGATATTCATCTGGATGAAACTGAATTATCCACAGCCGTCTGGATGGCCCCAGAAGATATCCCCAATGATTTCACCAATTTAAGCCTTACCCACGAGATGATTCTGCTGTTTAAAGAAGGTAAGATAACACAATAA
- the coaW gene encoding type II pantothenate kinase, which translates to MKITIGIDLGGSTTKIVGFQDHTLKIPTFVKADNPIASLFGALGKFIYDNNIQLNDIEKIMLTGVGSAYVEQPLYGIPTYKVDEFTSNGLGGQYFTGLKDLIVVSMGTGTSLVQVNGDKILHTGGIGIGGGTIVGLSSLLLKTQDITQIMDLASRGDLSNIDLQIQDISKNPLPGLPLTATASNFGKVRNLVSEEDIAIGIIHMVLQVIGKSAILSSLNSNIHDFVMTGNLAKFPQCKEIFQSLETMFDVHFIIPEQAEYSTAIGAALTEERGMAMKQVL; encoded by the coding sequence ATGAAAATAACCATCGGAATCGATCTTGGAGGAAGTACTACGAAAATCGTGGGATTTCAGGATCATACATTAAAAATACCCACCTTTGTTAAGGCAGATAATCCCATTGCCTCTCTTTTTGGTGCTTTGGGAAAATTCATATATGACAATAACATACAGTTAAATGATATAGAGAAAATCATGCTCACAGGGGTAGGGAGTGCTTATGTGGAACAGCCTCTTTACGGAATTCCCACCTATAAGGTAGATGAATTTACCTCAAATGGTTTGGGAGGACAATATTTTACAGGATTAAAAGATTTGATCGTTGTAAGTATGGGAACCGGAACCTCACTTGTCCAGGTAAATGGAGATAAGATCTTACACACTGGCGGCATCGGCATTGGCGGCGGAACCATTGTAGGACTTTCCAGTCTGTTATTAAAGACTCAGGACATTACCCAGATCATGGATTTAGCCAGCAGGGGTGATTTAAGTAATATAGATTTACAGATTCAGGATATATCAAAGAATCCGTTGCCCGGCCTTCCTCTGACCGCCACCGCCTCTAACTTTGGCAAGGTGCGCAATCTGGTATCCGAGGAGGATATCGCAATCGGAATCATTCATATGGTACTCCAGGTCATTGGAAAATCAGCGATCCTTTCATCACTTAACAGCAACATCCACGATTTTGTAATGACCGGAAATCTGGCTAAATTTCCTCAGTGTAAAGAGATTTTCCAATCTCTGGAGACCATGTTTGATGTTCATTTTATTATTCCGGAACAGGCAGAATACAGCACTGCCATCGGAGCCGCCCTTACAGAAGAACGGGGCATGGCCATGAAACAAGTATTATAA